The Coregonus clupeaformis isolate EN_2021a chromosome 26, ASM2061545v1, whole genome shotgun sequence genome window below encodes:
- the LOC121540587 gene encoding putative nuclease HARBI1: protein MAALALLEDIFNGQIRRERVFRDHGDFLAHDDDWLISRFRFPRAILLELCAELGPNLERETVRSHALPVPLQVLTTLGFLATGSFQRELADRSGISQSCLSRAMPPVWDGIIRLSTRYITFPYDAGDQPNIKAQFAAIAGFPNVIGAIDCTHIAIKAPSEDEFAYVNRKHFHSINVQIICDAQMRLTNIVARWPGSTHDSYILTNSMVGMRLQAGRVRDGWLLGDSGYPLKTWLLTPLTNPQTDRERRYNDAHSRTRSVVERAIGQLKCRWRCLDRTGGCCYTALTRFAASYWPVECCTMSRTGMAYPLVRWGHRQMTLTQDQYMCSTINKPFRPVNV, encoded by the exons ATGGCAGCTTTGGCTTTATTAGAAGACATTTTCAATGGACAAATCCGGAGAGAACGAGTTTTTAGGGACCACGGTGATTTTCTGGCCCACGACGATGACTGGCTCATCAGCCGTTTCAGATTTCCAAGGGCTATACTCTTGGAGCTCTGCGCTGAGTTGGGTCCGAATTtggaaagagagacagtgaggagccACGCATTACCCGTTCCTTTACAGGTGCTTACTACACTTGGTTTCCTAGCAACCGGTTCTTTCCAAAGAGAACTGGCAGACCGCTCAGGAATAAGCCAGTCGTGTTTGAGCCGTGCAATGCCACCTGTATGGGACGGCATCATCCGCTTGTCTACCAGGTATATAACGTTCCCATACGATGCTGGTGACCAGCCAAACATCAAAGCGCAATTTGCAGCGATAGCCGGTTTTCCTAATGTAATCGGAGCGATCGACTGCACACATATTGCTATAAAGGCGCCATCTGAAGACGAATTTGCATATGTGAATCGGAAACATTTCcattcaataaatgtgcagattATATGTGATGCACAAATGCGCCTAACAAATATTGTGGCAAGGTGGCCTGGGTCAACCCATGATTCATATATCCTTACAAACAGCATGGTTGGGATGAGACTCCAAGCTGGCAGGGTGCGCGATGGGTGGCTACTTG GAGACAGTGGTTATCCACTAAAGACGTGGCTGTTAACCCCCCTCACCAACCCACAAACTGACCGAGAGCGCAGATACAATGATGCCCATTCCCGCACTCGGTCAGTTGTGGAGCGGGCGATTGGGCAGCTGAAATGTCGGTGGCGCTGCCTTGACAGGACCGGGGGATGCTGTTATACCGCCCTGACAAGGTTTGCCGCATCATACTGGCCTGTGGAGTGCTGCACAATGTCGCGCACAGGCATGGCATACCCCTTGGTGAGGTGGGGGCACCGCCAGATGACCCTGACCCAGGACCAGTATATGTGCAGCACAATCAACAAGCCATTCAGGCCCGTCAACGTGTAA